A window of Metabacillus sp. B2-18 contains these coding sequences:
- a CDS encoding ABC transporter ATP-binding protein produces the protein MAEKKLLEIKNLKQYFNVGKPNEVKAVDNISFDIYKGETLGLVGESGCGKSTTGRTIIRLYDATGGEVLYDGVNVHGNKSKEELKAFNRKMQMIFQDPYASLNPRMKVSDVIAEGIDIHGLAKTKKERMDKVYELLETVGLNREHANRYPHEFSGGQRQRIGIARALAVDPDFIIADEPISALDVSIQAQVVNLMKKLQKDKGLTYLFIAHDLSMVKYISDRIGVMYFGRLVELATAEELYNNPIHPYTQSLLSAIPLPDPDYERTRVRKTYDPSQHNYKPDEEVEFREVKPGHFVMCSQAEFEKYQKEHGNK, from the coding sequence ATGGCAGAAAAGAAATTACTTGAAATTAAAAATCTGAAGCAGTATTTCAATGTTGGCAAGCCGAATGAAGTTAAGGCTGTTGATAATATTTCATTTGATATTTATAAAGGAGAAACACTTGGTCTTGTAGGGGAATCCGGTTGTGGAAAATCTACAACAGGTCGTACAATTATTCGATTGTACGATGCGACTGGTGGAGAGGTTCTTTATGATGGCGTCAACGTTCATGGAAACAAATCAAAAGAAGAATTAAAAGCTTTTAACCGTAAAATGCAGATGATTTTCCAAGATCCATATGCATCGTTAAATCCACGTATGAAAGTTTCTGATGTTATTGCTGAAGGAATTGACATTCATGGTCTTGCTAAAACGAAAAAAGAGCGTATGGATAAGGTTTATGAGCTTTTAGAAACGGTTGGTTTAAACCGTGAGCATGCTAACCGTTATCCCCATGAATTTAGTGGTGGACAACGTCAGCGTATCGGAATTGCTCGTGCTTTAGCAGTTGATCCTGATTTCATCATTGCCGATGAGCCGATCTCTGCTTTGGACGTATCTATTCAAGCTCAGGTTGTAAACCTAATGAAAAAGCTTCAAAAAGACAAAGGTTTAACTTACTTATTTATTGCCCATGACTTATCAATGGTTAAATATATAAGTGATCGTATTGGAGTTATGTACTTCGGTAGACTAGTTGAGCTAGCAACAGCTGAGGAGCTATATAATAACCCAATTCATCCTTACACACAGTCTCTATTATCAGCAATTCCATTACCGGATCCAGATTATGAACGCACTCGTGTGAGAAAAACCTATGACCCAAGTCAGCACAATTATAAACCTGACGAAGAAGTTGAATTCAGAGAAGTAAAACCAGGACACTTTGTTATGTGTTCACAAGCTGAATTTGAAAAATATCAAAAAGAACATGGTAATAAATAA
- a CDS encoding GNAT family N-acetyltransferase — protein sequence MNWYEKLNQYFPIEEMKSKDHIEALLEEKGDIYHKDEGKKHVLMYAELDDFIFIDYLFVSKDARGEGLGSKLIDKLKKKNKPIILEVEPVNYEDTDTAKRLKFYQRQGFKHANTIGYERRSLATNEVNKLEILYWAPNDESEETIFQAMQKTYKLIHTFKDKELYGESYQPVHEVLSMDEENKHNIFDELS from the coding sequence ATGAACTGGTATGAAAAGTTAAATCAGTATTTTCCCATCGAAGAGATGAAGTCTAAAGATCACATCGAGGCCTTACTAGAAGAAAAAGGTGACATTTACCATAAAGATGAAGGAAAAAAGCATGTCCTGATGTATGCCGAGCTAGATGATTTTATCTTCATTGACTACCTATTTGTATCAAAGGATGCAAGGGGAGAAGGCTTAGGCAGCAAACTAATTGATAAATTAAAGAAAAAAAACAAACCAATTATCCTCGAAGTTGAACCAGTAAATTATGAAGATACCGATACAGCAAAAAGACTAAAGTTTTATCAAAGACAAGGGTTTAAACATGCTAATACAATCGGATATGAAAGAAGATCTCTTGCAACAAATGAAGTAAACAAATTAGAAATTCTTTACTGGGCTCCAAATGATGAATCAGAAGAAACAATCTTTCAGGCAATGCAAAAAACATATAAACTTATTCATACATTTAAAGATAAGGAATTATATGGTGAATCTTATCAACCTGTTCATGAAGTATTATCGATGGATGAGGAAAATAAACATAACATTTTCGATGAGTTAAGTTAA
- the spxA gene encoding transcriptional regulator SpxA: MVTLYTSPSCTSCRKAKAWLEEHEIAYVERNIFSEPLSIQEIKEILRMTEDGTDEIISTRSKIFQKLNINLETMPLQDLYNLIQENPGLLRRPIIIDEKRLQVGYNEDEIRRFLPRRVRTYQLQEAQRLVN, encoded by the coding sequence ATGGTTACATTGTATACATCACCAAGTTGTACTTCATGTAGAAAAGCAAAAGCATGGTTAGAAGAGCACGAAATTGCATATGTTGAAAGAAATATTTTTTCTGAGCCTCTAAGCATTCAAGAAATTAAAGAAATTTTAAGAATGACAGAGGATGGAACGGATGAGATTATTTCTACTCGTTCTAAAATCTTTCAAAAGCTAAATATCAACTTAGAAACTATGCCTTTACAAGATTTATATAATTTAATTCAAGAAAATCCAGGACTTCTTCGCCGTCCGATTATAATCGATGAGAAGAGATTACAAGTTGGATATAATGAAGATGAAATCCGTCGTTTTCTTCCACGCCGTGTTCGCACATATCAACTACAAGAAGCACAGCGCTTAGTTAATTAA
- a CDS encoding TerC family protein, with product MEQDFLLSLLMIIGIDLVLGADNAVVIALACRNLPVLQRNKAIILGTMLAIVFRIFITLIAVYLLKIPFLQLVGGVFLLYIAYNLIAGKEDDTSKIKSHPSLWRAIKTIVIADLLMGFDNVLAVAGAAQGHMVLVAMGLFISIPIIIWGSKIILVLLTKYPFLVYIGGGLLAFTSGKMIVEEPKLQGIFYSHPMLEMSIPYITASFIILAGVLYHQMINFQTARRD from the coding sequence ATGGAACAAGATTTTCTTTTATCACTTCTCATGATCATAGGCATCGATCTAGTACTTGGTGCTGACAACGCTGTAGTCATTGCTTTAGCCTGTCGTAATTTACCCGTTTTGCAACGAAATAAAGCAATCATTTTAGGAACCATGCTCGCAATTGTATTTCGAATTTTCATTACTTTAATAGCTGTTTATTTGTTGAAAATTCCTTTTTTACAATTAGTTGGTGGGGTTTTCCTACTTTATATTGCCTACAACTTAATTGCAGGTAAAGAAGATGACACAAGCAAAATAAAAAGTCATCCATCACTATGGAGAGCCATCAAAACAATCGTCATTGCTGATTTATTAATGGGATTTGATAATGTTTTAGCAGTTGCTGGAGCAGCACAGGGTCATATGGTACTAGTAGCAATGGGGTTATTTATTTCAATACCTATTATTATTTGGGGAAGTAAAATAATCCTCGTCCTATTAACAAAGTATCCATTCCTTGTTTATATTGGTGGCGGTCTGCTTGCCTTTACTTCAGGGAAAATGATTGTAGAAGAACCTAAACTACAGGGAATCTTCTATTCACACCCAATGCTTGAAATGAGCATACCTTATATTACAGCCTCATTTATTATATTAGCAGGTGTTCTGTACCACCAAATGATCAACTTTCAGACTGCACGCAGGGATTAA
- the mecA gene encoding adaptor protein MecA encodes MEIERINENTVKFYISYLDIEERGFDRDEIWYNRDRSEELFWEMMDEVHEEEEFMVEGPLWIQVQALDKGLEVIVTKAQVSKDGQKLELPISDDKLKEIPVDENIESLLDHHFNKSNDSQEDQIEELEQQLQFVLKFNDLENIISLSKYSSLSGMTNHLFSLDQNYYLFVEFEDEVSDEEIENTLSILLEYGQESRVTIHRLEEYGNLIAKDYALNVIRKHFS; translated from the coding sequence ATGGAGATTGAACGTATAAACGAGAATACTGTAAAGTTTTATATCTCATATTTAGATATAGAAGAGCGTGGTTTTGATCGCGATGAAATCTGGTATAACCGTGATCGAAGTGAGGAACTTTTCTGGGAAATGATGGATGAAGTTCATGAAGAAGAAGAATTTATGGTTGAAGGTCCACTTTGGATCCAAGTTCAAGCACTAGATAAAGGGCTTGAGGTAATCGTAACGAAAGCTCAAGTGTCTAAAGACGGACAAAAGCTAGAGCTTCCTATTTCTGACGATAAACTTAAAGAAATCCCGGTGGATGAAAATATAGAATCATTGTTAGATCATCATTTTAATAAGTCGAATGATTCACAGGAAGATCAAATTGAAGAATTGGAACAACAGCTTCAGTTTGTCTTAAAGTTTAATGATTTAGAAAATATTATTTCTTTGTCTAAGTATTCATCTCTTTCAGGAATGACGAATCACTTATTCTCACTCGACCAAAATTACTATTTATTTGTTGAGTTTGAAGACGAAGTGAGTGATGAGGAAATTGAGAATACATTGAGTATTCTACTTGAATATGGACAAGAATCAAGAGTAACCATTCATCGACTTGAGGAATATGGTAACTTAATTGCAAAAGACTATGCATTAAATGTGATAAGAAAACATTTTTCATAA
- the cls gene encoding cardiolipin synthase translates to MKFTFRILLFVTLIASIILITKSLWGDWIVGSVSVLFTLSIIFICVVIFLENRHPSHTITWLVVLGGFPLVGFFFYLFFGRNIRKRRLFDKKALLDEKAFLEIEGNHHSYQDKINRMGNHQQLLFKLAHRLGHSPISFATKTKALTDGIETFDHIFRELKKAKHHIHLEYYIVRHDQVGNELKNLLIEKAREGVEVRFLYDAVGSWKLSKEYIRSMGKAGIEMVPFLPVRIPFLNNKINFRNHRKIIVIDGEVGFVGGLNVGDEYLGKDTYFGYWRDTHLLIKGEAVRTLQMIFLQDWYYMTDKKLLFQSYLSSNSDDLEETGGVQLIAGGPDNKWDVIKNLFFSMIISAKESIWIASPYFIPDEDILTALKVAALSGIDVRLLVPERPDKKIVYHASRSYFPELLDAGVKVYEYKKGFLHSKIVIVDYELASIGTANMDMRSFHLNFEVNAFLYRTGSTQKLVDAYMNDIDLSREIIMEEFAKRSFAIKLFESAARLMSPLL, encoded by the coding sequence ATGAAGTTTACATTCAGAATACTATTATTTGTCACATTAATTGCTTCCATTATCTTAATAACGAAAAGTCTTTGGGGAGATTGGATTGTTGGTTCTGTAAGTGTTCTTTTTACACTCTCAATTATCTTTATATGTGTTGTGATCTTCCTTGAAAATAGACATCCGTCTCATACTATTACATGGTTGGTTGTTTTAGGTGGTTTTCCATTAGTTGGATTTTTCTTTTATTTATTTTTTGGAAGAAATATAAGGAAAAGACGTCTATTTGATAAAAAAGCGCTGTTGGATGAAAAAGCATTTTTAGAAATTGAGGGTAACCATCATTCATATCAAGATAAAATCAATCGAATGGGTAATCATCAGCAATTATTGTTTAAACTAGCCCATCGTTTAGGACATAGTCCTATATCATTTGCTACAAAAACAAAGGCTTTAACAGATGGTATTGAAACATTTGATCATATCTTTCGTGAGTTGAAAAAAGCCAAGCATCATATTCATCTTGAGTATTATATTGTCCGTCATGATCAGGTCGGAAATGAATTGAAAAACCTTTTAATTGAAAAAGCTCGAGAGGGTGTTGAAGTTAGGTTTTTATATGATGCGGTTGGAAGTTGGAAGCTTTCCAAGGAATACATTAGAAGTATGGGGAAAGCTGGGATTGAAATGGTTCCTTTTCTGCCTGTTCGGATTCCTTTTTTGAATAATAAAATTAATTTTCGTAACCATCGAAAAATTATTGTTATAGATGGGGAAGTGGGTTTTGTCGGTGGTTTAAATGTTGGCGATGAATACTTAGGTAAGGATACTTACTTTGGATATTGGCGTGACACCCACCTTTTAATTAAGGGTGAAGCTGTTCGAACTCTACAAATGATCTTTTTGCAGGATTGGTATTATATGACAGACAAAAAGCTGTTGTTTCAATCTTACTTAAGCTCTAACTCTGATGATTTGGAAGAAACGGGTGGAGTTCAGTTAATTGCCGGTGGTCCTGATAATAAGTGGGATGTTATTAAAAATTTATTCTTCTCGATGATTATTTCTGCCAAAGAGTCAATCTGGATCGCATCTCCATATTTTATTCCTGATGAAGATATTCTAACGGCTTTAAAGGTGGCTGCACTGAGCGGAATTGACGTAAGACTGCTAGTACCTGAACGTCCCGATAAAAAGATTGTTTACCATGCTTCAAGATCTTATTTCCCAGAGCTACTAGATGCAGGTGTTAAAGTATACGAGTATAAAAAAGGATTTTTACACAGTAAAATTGTTATTGTTGACTATGAACTTGCATCCATTGGAACAGCGAACATGGACATGAGAAGCTTTCACTTGAATTTCGAGGTAAATGCATTTCTATATAGAACTGGAAGTACACAAAAACTTGTAGATGCCTATATGAATGATATTGATCTATCGAGAGAAATCATTATGGAAGAGTTTGCGAAGCGGTCTTTTGCTATAAAGCTTTTTGAATCAGCGGCACGCCTTATGTCGCCATTATTATAG
- a CDS encoding competence protein CoiA has translation MFVANDQRGNQLNVAEKKWTIERLRKIRENSTFICPQCQNELDLKIGSIISAHFAHKKHSDCPSSKGGPESQYHMRGKLELYDWLQIDENVIHVELEPFITDIKQRPDLLINDHQQTLAIEYQCSPIDLNILQKRSVMYKKANIPFLWILGGKLLKRTGERSFQLSQFQWRFTSKMEDGSLMIYAYCSNIKAFIIIRTIIPFSSQVVFANQSIIPKETISFTQLIKPQFCPINFYENWFHKVRTFRLKPFPFTTKQASTLNQFLYQTKHTSLLYLPSHAFLPLKFNYLIESPVFVWQGWVMTFIDEVPLNSTFTFHYIYERTKKKVKDRLLSVRVLPQINVHYSQVIYEYLEKLSELSFITKVEHHIYIKQQTTNWVITIDELLNQDEELMKELKRG, from the coding sequence TTGTTTGTAGCAAATGATCAAAGAGGTAATCAACTTAATGTAGCAGAGAAAAAGTGGACAATTGAAAGGTTAAGAAAGATAAGAGAAAACAGCACTTTTATTTGCCCTCAATGTCAGAACGAATTAGATTTAAAAATTGGTTCAATCATATCAGCACACTTTGCTCATAAAAAGCACTCTGACTGTCCGTCTAGTAAGGGAGGACCTGAAAGTCAGTATCATATGAGAGGAAAGCTTGAATTATATGATTGGCTTCAAATAGATGAAAATGTTATACATGTGGAACTAGAACCTTTTATAACGGATATTAAGCAGCGTCCAGACCTTTTAATCAACGATCATCAACAAACCCTAGCAATAGAGTATCAATGCTCACCAATTGACTTAAACATACTTCAAAAGAGATCTGTTATGTATAAAAAAGCAAATATTCCTTTTCTATGGATTCTAGGTGGGAAGTTACTCAAAAGAACAGGAGAAAGATCATTTCAACTCTCACAGTTTCAATGGCGTTTTACAAGTAAAATGGAAGATGGCTCACTTATGATCTATGCCTATTGTTCTAATATAAAAGCGTTTATCATTATAAGAACTATCATCCCATTTTCTTCTCAAGTTGTTTTTGCCAACCAGTCAATTATTCCTAAAGAAACAATATCGTTTACGCAGTTAATAAAACCGCAGTTTTGTCCCATAAATTTTTATGAAAATTGGTTTCATAAAGTTAGAACTTTTCGCTTAAAGCCTTTTCCATTTACTACGAAGCAAGCCAGTACTCTAAATCAATTCCTATATCAAACAAAGCACACTTCTCTTCTTTATCTTCCATCACACGCATTTCTACCCCTTAAATTCAACTACTTAATAGAATCACCTGTCTTTGTATGGCAAGGATGGGTGATGACGTTTATTGATGAAGTACCTTTAAACTCTACCTTTACCTTTCATTATATTTATGAAAGAACCAAAAAAAAGGTAAAAGATCGATTACTCTCGGTTCGGGTTCTGCCACAAATAAATGTACACTATTCCCAAGTTATTTATGAATACCTTGAAAAGCTCTCAGAGTTATCTTTTATCACTAAGGTAGAACACCATATATATATAAAACAGCAGACAACTAATTGGGTAATAACTATTGATGAATTACTAAACCAGGATGAAGAGTTAATGAAAGAGCTAAAACGAGGATGA
- the pepF gene encoding oligoendopeptidase F, with translation MSEQAAVKKLPSRNEIKTEDTWRLEDIFETDEAWEKEYKEIQAALPKLAEFKGKLSESANTLYEALSYQDGVMERLGKLYTYAHMRYDQDTTNSKYQALDDRAKSLYTQASSLSSYIVPEILSIDEEKIKQFLEEKEELKLYEHALDEINRQRPHVLSAEKEELLAEASDVLGAASNTFGMLNNADLTFPTIKDENGEEVEITHGRYIRFLESEDRRVREEAFKAVYKTYGDFKNTFASTLSGTVKKDNFSAKVRNYESARQAALSSDNIPESVYENLVSTIHDHLDLLQRYVKLRKEVLNLDEVHMYDLYTPLIKDVKMDVTYDEAKDYILKGLQPLGDEYISILEEGFENRWVDVHENKGKRSGAYSSGAYGTNPYILMNWQDNVNNLFTLAHEFGHSVHSYYTRKEQPYTYGNYSIFVAEVASTANEALLNHYLLNTIDDEKKRLYLLNHFLEGFRGTVFRQTMFAEFEHIIHQKAQEGESLTPELLTKTYYDLNKKYFGDDIVVDEEIGLEWARIPHFYYNYYVYQYATGYSAATALSNQILEEGQPAVDRYLEFLKAGSSDYPIEVLKKAGVDMTSSAPIEEACKVFEEKLNEMEELLAKVKQ, from the coding sequence ATGTCAGAACAAGCGGCAGTGAAAAAATTACCTTCTAGAAATGAAATAAAAACAGAAGACACGTGGAGACTTGAGGACATTTTTGAAACAGATGAAGCTTGGGAAAAAGAGTACAAAGAAATACAAGCAGCTTTACCTAAGTTGGCTGAATTCAAAGGAAAACTAAGTGAAAGTGCCAATACACTCTATGAAGCACTTTCTTATCAAGATGGTGTAATGGAGCGTTTAGGAAAGCTTTATACATACGCACATATGAGATACGACCAGGACACAACAAACTCCAAATACCAGGCACTAGATGATCGTGCAAAAAGCTTATATACACAGGCTTCTAGTTTAAGCTCTTACATTGTTCCTGAAATTCTTTCAATTGATGAAGAGAAGATAAAGCAATTTTTAGAAGAAAAAGAAGAACTGAAGCTGTATGAACATGCTCTTGATGAAATCAATCGCCAACGTCCACATGTTCTTTCTGCTGAAAAAGAAGAGCTATTAGCAGAAGCATCAGATGTCTTAGGCGCTGCAAGTAATACATTCGGAATGCTGAACAATGCCGATTTAACATTCCCGACAATTAAAGATGAAAACGGAGAAGAGGTTGAAATTACTCATGGCCGCTATATCCGCTTTTTAGAAAGCGAAGACCGTAGAGTACGTGAAGAGGCATTTAAAGCCGTATATAAAACGTATGGTGATTTTAAGAATACATTTGCTAGTACATTAAGTGGAACCGTTAAGAAAGATAATTTCAGTGCAAAGGTAAGAAATTATGAATCTGCAAGACAAGCTGCATTAAGCAGTGATAACATACCTGAATCTGTTTATGAAAACCTAGTTAGTACTATTCATGATCATTTAGATCTTCTTCAGCGCTATGTGAAGCTTCGTAAAGAGGTACTAAACCTTGATGAAGTTCATATGTATGATCTTTATACACCTCTTATTAAGGACGTCAAAATGGACGTTACCTATGATGAAGCAAAAGATTATATTCTAAAAGGACTTCAGCCACTTGGTGATGAATATATCTCGATTTTAGAAGAAGGCTTTGAAAACCGCTGGGTTGATGTTCATGAAAATAAAGGAAAAAGAAGCGGTGCCTACTCATCAGGAGCATATGGAACAAATCCATACATCCTCATGAATTGGCAGGACAATGTAAATAATTTATTTACACTTGCGCATGAGTTTGGACATTCTGTTCACAGCTACTATACGCGCAAAGAGCAACCATATACATATGGAAATTACTCCATTTTCGTAGCGGAGGTTGCATCAACGGCTAATGAAGCTTTATTAAATCACTACCTTTTAAATACAATTGATGATGAGAAAAAACGTTTGTACTTACTAAACCACTTCCTTGAAGGATTTAGAGGAACTGTTTTCCGTCAAACAATGTTTGCTGAGTTTGAGCATATTATTCATCAAAAGGCACAAGAAGGTGAGTCGTTAACACCTGAATTACTAACTAAAACATATTATGATCTTAACAAAAAGTATTTTGGTGATGACATTGTTGTAGATGAAGAAATCGGCTTAGAGTGGGCTAGAATTCCACATTTCTACTACAATTATTATGTGTATCAATATGCTACAGGCTACAGTGCTGCAACAGCTCTAAGTAACCAGATTTTAGAAGAAGGTCAACCTGCAGTTGATCGTTACTTAGAATTCCTAAAAGCAGGAAGCTCAGATTACCCGATTGAAGTTTTAAAGAAAGCCGGTGTTGATATGACATCTTCAGCACCAATTGAAGAAGCATGTAAAGTGTTTGAAGAGAAATTAAATGAAATGGAAGAGCTATTGGCTAAGGTTAAACAATAA